In one Brevibacterium sp. CBA3109 genomic region, the following are encoded:
- a CDS encoding glycosyltransferase: MNFTLIEPDLGRISGGLRFNAELCAASGGRLERIVAPGAWPEPSDDDVRRLRQLVAECQSGSNDEPNAQSRPVLIDGLIGCSLSTSLPGPIVMLQHSLAQTPASEHREGQHLRAASAVVTPSAFAAAEVTRRYGITAEVAQPGTHRRPLTQPDLSPSPSLSISLSAVGAAGSGDSSGQRTAHFICLGAMEDNKNQLFLSCVLQELRRRGVTGWRCTLAGPITDTVYAQDVDDALEGLASVERVGELDKDAVDDLYRHADLLLLPSKAESFGMVVREAAAAAIPSFVTAGTGAEEALGAGRGLALDVSTWADSLERWLGDEADRAELAAKALAARESAMHEWADTARTVLAVLDGVERVL, encoded by the coding sequence ACCTCGGGCGCATCAGCGGGGGACTGCGCTTCAACGCCGAGCTCTGTGCCGCATCAGGAGGCAGACTCGAACGCATCGTCGCTCCCGGCGCCTGGCCCGAACCCTCGGACGACGACGTGCGCAGGCTGCGCCAGCTGGTTGCCGAGTGCCAATCGGGTTCAAACGATGAGCCGAATGCGCAGAGCCGCCCGGTTCTCATCGACGGGCTCATCGGGTGCAGTCTGTCCACGTCACTGCCGGGCCCGATCGTGATGCTCCAGCATTCGCTTGCACAGACACCCGCGTCCGAGCACCGTGAAGGCCAGCACCTGCGAGCCGCATCCGCAGTGGTGACTCCGAGTGCCTTCGCCGCCGCTGAGGTGACCCGGAGATATGGCATCACCGCCGAGGTGGCCCAGCCCGGAACGCACAGACGTCCCCTGACCCAGCCCGACCTGTCTCCATCTCCATCTCTGTCAATATCTCTGTCCGCAGTCGGAGCAGCAGGCAGCGGTGACTCCAGTGGCCAGCGTACGGCTCACTTCATCTGCCTTGGTGCGATGGAGGACAACAAGAACCAGCTGTTTCTCAGCTGCGTGCTCCAGGAACTGCGACGGCGGGGTGTCACCGGCTGGCGCTGCACCTTGGCCGGCCCCATCACCGACACCGTTTACGCACAGGACGTTGATGATGCGCTGGAGGGCCTGGCATCCGTCGAGCGTGTGGGCGAGCTCGACAAGGACGCTGTCGACGACCTCTACCGCCACGCGGACCTGCTTCTCCTGCCTTCGAAGGCAGAGAGCTTCGGAATGGTCGTGCGAGAAGCCGCGGCCGCGGCTATTCCCTCGTTCGTCACCGCGGGCACCGGGGCAGAAGAAGCACTTGGCGCCGGTCGTGGCCTGGCACTCGACGTCTCAACGTGGGCAGACTCGCTGGAACGGTGGTTGGGCGACGAGGCTGACCGAGCCGAGCTCGCTGCAAAAGCTCTTGCCGCCCGTGAGTCTGCGATGCACGAGTGGGCTGACACGGCGCGCACCGTGCTTGCCGTCCTGGATGGTGTGGAGCGAGTGTTATGA
- a CDS encoding class I SAM-dependent methyltransferase, which produces MTAAEPGWLDLRVPVDDAAREYAFPLLDEAASALSNRSLTAGTERPLIAIDIGAGTGNSMRWFDAHLTQRLCGRRVQWVLVDADEAALEIAADRFDIPVRTVAAPISSLPDIAAEALAEVFLKAPTVSPHPCDLLITGSALLDVLTRDDMAAIVDTLQRFSGIGIFLLSISGQWHLSPPHPDDSVIDEAFARHQRRESRLGTQSAPALEAEAGGTGARVETSASPWHLEAPRDSDFLTRFLTERVDAAIEEDPGLREVGRTWLQERLKQIESRSDSQAGRPDGQAAGLSVVVDHTDLLIDAAGNRGRTADQHAQTSGEPKQ; this is translated from the coding sequence ATGACTGCAGCCGAGCCGGGGTGGCTGGACCTGAGGGTGCCCGTTGACGATGCCGCCAGAGAGTATGCGTTCCCGCTCCTCGACGAGGCGGCCAGTGCGCTGTCGAACCGCTCGCTCACAGCCGGCACAGAACGACCGCTCATAGCCATCGACATCGGAGCAGGGACCGGTAACTCCATGCGGTGGTTCGATGCCCATCTCACCCAGCGGCTGTGCGGACGTCGTGTGCAGTGGGTTCTCGTCGATGCCGATGAAGCCGCACTCGAGATCGCTGCTGACAGATTCGACATCCCCGTGCGCACTGTGGCGGCCCCGATCTCCTCCCTGCCGGACATCGCAGCCGAGGCGCTGGCTGAGGTGTTTTTGAAGGCACCCACTGTGTCGCCGCATCCATGCGATCTCCTCATCACCGGCAGCGCTCTGCTCGATGTGCTCACTCGTGATGACATGGCGGCCATCGTCGACACTCTGCAGCGCTTCTCCGGAATCGGAATCTTCCTGCTCAGCATCTCGGGTCAGTGGCATCTCAGCCCGCCCCATCCAGACGACAGCGTCATCGACGAGGCGTTCGCTCGCCACCAGCGACGCGAATCACGGCTTGGCACACAGTCAGCGCCGGCGCTGGAGGCCGAGGCAGGCGGTACCGGTGCACGAGTGGAAACCTCCGCCAGTCCCTGGCATCTCGAAGCACCACGAGACTCGGACTTCCTCACGCGATTCCTCACCGAACGCGTCGATGCCGCCATTGAGGAAGACCCCGGTCTGCGAGAGGTGGGTCGAACGTGGCTGCAGGAACGGCTGAAGCAGATCGAGTCGCGGTCGGACAGTCAGGCAGGTCGGCCGGACGGTCAGGCTGCTGGGCTCAGCGTCGTCGTCGACCACACTGATCTGCTCATCGACGCTGCAGGCAACCGTGGCCGAACTGCCGACCAGCATGCTCAGACGTCCGGCGAGCCGAAGCAATGA
- a CDS encoding lysylphosphatidylglycerol synthase domain-containing protein: protein MSSMWVRRVLMLLITVILLALTVRIVGVQALLDGGRVVTPLTVLASLGLGLLATVAQSMRFSLLLKQSGTHVTRRRALADCYSASLLNMIMPGGLGGDLARVAAYRDTGERRWLSPLSIVGAERLSATTLLFATATFTLIPVAPHFAWIAAAVAAMTGVLSILGMQGMSASTIGLVWLTAAVTIGSFLGLYLIAMLALSGPVIPALAVVGLAAMSIPLGVGGWGVREISVSILAGSLASSVEWAVTSSTGYGLLAVISTLPGAITLVARLWGRRHDSGESPALRHRSPAR from the coding sequence ATGAGCTCGATGTGGGTGCGGCGGGTACTCATGCTGCTCATCACCGTCATCCTGCTTGCTCTCACCGTGCGCATCGTCGGAGTCCAGGCCCTGCTCGACGGCGGACGCGTGGTCACCCCTTTGACGGTTCTCGCATCGCTGGGTCTCGGCCTTCTCGCCACGGTGGCACAGTCCATGCGATTCTCCCTGCTGCTCAAGCAGTCCGGAACACATGTGACTCGACGCCGAGCCCTCGCCGACTGCTATTCGGCCAGTCTGCTCAACATGATCATGCCTGGCGGGTTGGGCGGAGACCTGGCGCGCGTCGCCGCCTATCGCGATACCGGCGAGCGTCGGTGGTTGTCCCCGCTCAGCATCGTCGGTGCCGAACGGCTCAGTGCCACCACCCTGCTCTTCGCCACGGCCACGTTCACTCTCATCCCGGTGGCCCCACACTTCGCGTGGATTGCCGCAGCGGTCGCCGCAATGACCGGAGTCCTCTCCATCCTGGGCATGCAGGGGATGAGCGCGTCGACGATAGGGCTCGTGTGGCTGACGGCAGCGGTGACCATCGGATCGTTCCTTGGGCTCTACCTCATCGCGATGCTCGCGCTCAGTGGCCCGGTCATTCCGGCGCTCGCCGTCGTCGGCCTCGCAGCGATGAGCATTCCCCTGGGAGTCGGTGGCTGGGGAGTGCGCGAAATCAGCGTGAGCATTCTGGCCGGCAGCCTCGCAAGCTCCGTCGAATGGGCGGTCACCTCATCGACCGGCTACGGCCTCCTGGCTGTGATCTCAACTCTGCCAGGCGCGATCACCCTTGTTGCTAGGCTGTGGGGCCGCCGCCACGACAGCGGTGAGAGTCCTGCGCTGAGGCACCGTTCGCCAGCTCGCTGA
- the ribA gene encoding GTP cyclohydrolase II RibA, producing MTAWQRSTDPIGLSSGPPSRLPTAHGVFTLRSFTFDGMTHAVMSLGNPAMVDAPFVRVHSECLTGDALGSHRCDCGDQLSAALAAIADAGDGLLIYLRGHEGRGIGLENKLRAYALQDDGLDTVAANRALDLPDDARDYTAAAAILQELDCPQITLLSSNPSKITALEDLGITVTDRRGLQVPDRPENSAYLETKRRFMNHIVPPDHPHAGSTDHPHAGSAETSTDNALEVYDTIADGDEVVAQLAQSEDGFIATSDGDAQFVSGQIDRAHLHRIRASVGAVLVGCGTVIADDPQLTVRAVPGKNPVRVVLDPHGRVPATATVLTSPEAPTLWLIGAEVAPGSDVGDHVRMVRLPVAEDDEISPALIVSLIREHVAGSILVEGGGRTVSSFLAAGVLDRLFLTSAPVFIGNGIPGIRFEGTPVMAQALRRPFRRYQFGEDMCTEYLLSELANGASAQDSHRCRGGGPTA from the coding sequence ATGACCGCCTGGCAACGAAGCACGGACCCGATCGGACTGAGCAGTGGACCGCCGAGCAGGCTGCCCACCGCCCATGGAGTCTTCACGCTTCGCTCGTTCACCTTTGATGGGATGACCCACGCGGTGATGTCGCTCGGCAACCCGGCGATGGTCGATGCTCCCTTCGTGCGAGTCCACAGCGAATGCCTCACCGGCGACGCTCTGGGCTCACATCGCTGCGACTGCGGAGACCAGTTGTCGGCCGCTCTGGCGGCCATCGCCGACGCCGGTGACGGCCTCCTCATCTATCTGCGCGGGCACGAAGGTCGCGGCATCGGGCTGGAGAACAAACTGCGCGCCTATGCCCTCCAGGATGATGGCCTCGACACCGTCGCCGCCAACCGTGCACTCGACCTGCCCGACGATGCCCGGGACTACACTGCCGCAGCGGCGATCCTCCAGGAACTCGACTGCCCGCAGATCACCCTGCTGTCCTCGAATCCGAGCAAGATCACCGCGCTCGAGGACCTGGGAATCACGGTGACCGATCGTCGTGGCCTCCAGGTGCCCGACAGGCCGGAGAACTCCGCCTATCTTGAGACCAAACGTCGGTTCATGAACCACATCGTCCCTCCCGATCACCCGCACGCCGGCTCAACCGATCACCCGCACGCCGGCTCAGCGGAGACGAGTACTGACAACGCTCTCGAGGTCTACGACACGATCGCCGACGGTGATGAAGTCGTTGCGCAATTGGCGCAGAGTGAGGACGGTTTCATCGCGACATCCGATGGTGACGCCCAATTCGTCTCCGGGCAGATCGACCGTGCACACCTCCATCGGATCCGGGCCTCCGTCGGTGCCGTTCTGGTCGGATGCGGCACGGTCATCGCCGATGATCCCCAGCTGACCGTGCGCGCCGTGCCCGGGAAGAATCCTGTCCGCGTCGTCCTCGACCCGCATGGTCGGGTCCCGGCCACAGCAACCGTCCTCACCTCGCCGGAGGCACCGACGCTGTGGCTCATCGGCGCCGAGGTTGCCCCCGGTTCGGACGTCGGCGACCACGTCCGTATGGTTCGGCTCCCTGTGGCTGAGGATGACGAGATCTCTCCAGCACTCATCGTCTCGCTCATCCGTGAGCATGTCGCCGGGTCGATCCTCGTTGAGGGCGGCGGACGGACCGTGTCGTCGTTCCTTGCCGCCGGCGTGCTCGACCGACTGTTCCTCACCTCGGCACCTGTGTTCATCGGCAATGGAATCCCGGGGATCCGCTTCGAGGGAACTCCGGTCATGGCGCAGGCGCTGCGTCGGCCATTCCGGCGCTACCAGTTCGGGGAGGATATGTGCACTGAATACCTGCTCAGCGAGCTGGCGAACGGTGCCTCAGCGCAGGACTCTCACCGCTGTCGTGGCGGCGGCCCCACAGCCTAG
- a CDS encoding CDP-alcohol phosphatidyltransferase family protein — MRTPRPASGLRLLTPLSLLTAAIVISFAFQPQWSTIPLMLVLVGIGGGRSLFREENWQPADDITTLRLGLFLIFTALVLDSVGFSWPAIAVGAAALILDAGDGYVARRTTPTSAGAGFDESVDALIVLILSVALIPVWGWWVILPGIFYYLFRAALFLRPAWRQQLPPSLRRKTIAASQGILLLAAGSPVALANPWFGFTCAVIALVSLVYSFGRDLLWLEQHAGIPTPAHAH, encoded by the coding sequence ATGCGCACTCCCCGACCAGCATCTGGACTCCGTCTCCTCACTCCATTGTCCTTGCTCACTGCTGCGATCGTGATCTCCTTTGCCTTCCAGCCGCAGTGGTCGACGATTCCTCTCATGCTCGTCCTCGTCGGCATCGGTGGCGGACGGAGTCTCTTCCGTGAGGAGAACTGGCAGCCCGCCGATGACATCACGACGCTTCGCCTCGGGCTCTTCTTGATCTTCACCGCCCTCGTCCTCGACTCGGTGGGCTTCTCGTGGCCCGCCATTGCGGTAGGCGCAGCGGCACTCATCCTCGACGCAGGCGATGGGTATGTGGCACGCCGGACCACACCCACATCGGCAGGGGCGGGCTTCGACGAATCCGTCGATGCACTCATCGTCCTCATCCTCTCCGTCGCGCTCATCCCGGTCTGGGGATGGTGGGTGATTCTGCCGGGCATCTTCTACTACCTCTTCCGCGCAGCACTCTTTCTGCGACCTGCTTGGAGACAGCAGCTGCCGCCGTCTCTCCGGCGCAAGACGATCGCGGCGAGCCAAGGCATTCTCCTGCTCGCTGCCGGGTCCCCCGTGGCGCTGGCGAATCCGTGGTTCGGCTTCACGTGCGCCGTGATCGCCCTCGTCTCCCTTGTCTATTCCTTCGGACGAGACCTCCTCTGGCTCGAGCAGCACGCCGGAATTCCGACACCGGCACATGCCCATTGA
- a CDS encoding amidohydrolase produces MRRHPSADRIEAAHVTVTPQISDQLKTWRRDFHTFAETGWTEFRTTSAIISVLRDLGWDTVYGPKLHAAGSRLGVPSAEVLAAERKRAVDQGADPGLVEAMGDGFTGVLGVLESGRPGPVVCFRFDIDSNDLVECSEASHRPFAEGFASINAGAMHGCGHDGHAAIGLGLATTLAERRDELTGTVKIIFQPAEEGVRGAHSIVAAGWFDDVDLFVATHLMADGERGAIVTGADGYLASTKFDVTFTGLGSHAGGDPEKGKNALLAAASAALNLHAIPRHSEGASRINVGTFQAGEGRNVVPRTATIRVETRGLNSEINDFMFARAQDIVAGAARMYDLDHELTVEGRADREDPSPELLPYIRDSFSGVQGVSTISDTSGIGGSEDATAMMKRVKECGGLATYVQIGMATSWGHHTERFDVDEDMLAVGVEAETKVALGAGEFLAGLGR; encoded by the coding sequence ATGCGAAGACATCCTTCTGCCGATCGAATCGAGGCCGCCCACGTGACTGTGACACCCCAGATCAGCGACCAGCTCAAGACCTGGAGACGAGACTTCCACACGTTCGCCGAAACAGGATGGACGGAGTTCCGGACCACCTCGGCGATTATCTCCGTCCTTCGTGACCTGGGGTGGGACACGGTGTACGGACCGAAGCTCCATGCCGCAGGATCCCGGTTGGGGGTGCCCAGCGCCGAGGTGCTCGCCGCCGAGCGGAAACGCGCCGTTGACCAGGGTGCGGATCCTGGTCTCGTCGAGGCGATGGGGGACGGGTTCACCGGTGTCCTCGGCGTGCTGGAGTCCGGGCGGCCCGGACCGGTCGTGTGCTTTCGCTTCGACATCGACTCGAACGACCTGGTCGAGTGCTCCGAGGCTTCGCACCGGCCCTTCGCCGAGGGGTTCGCCTCGATCAACGCTGGCGCCATGCATGGGTGCGGCCACGATGGTCACGCAGCGATCGGCCTCGGGTTGGCCACGACCTTGGCAGAGCGCCGGGACGAGCTGACCGGCACCGTGAAGATCATCTTCCAACCCGCCGAGGAGGGGGTGCGCGGGGCACACTCGATCGTTGCCGCGGGATGGTTCGATGATGTGGACCTGTTCGTCGCCACACACCTGATGGCCGACGGCGAGAGAGGCGCGATCGTCACCGGCGCCGACGGATACCTCGCGAGCACGAAGTTCGACGTCACGTTCACCGGGCTCGGTTCGCACGCTGGCGGGGACCCGGAGAAGGGGAAGAACGCGCTGCTGGCGGCCGCATCGGCGGCACTGAACCTGCACGCGATCCCACGGCATTCCGAAGGTGCGAGCCGCATCAACGTGGGCACATTCCAGGCCGGCGAAGGACGCAACGTCGTGCCGCGTACCGCCACGATCAGGGTCGAGACGCGGGGCTTGAACAGCGAGATCAACGACTTCATGTTTGCCCGGGCCCAGGACATCGTCGCCGGGGCAGCACGCATGTACGACCTCGATCATGAGCTCACGGTCGAGGGCAGAGCAGACAGGGAGGACCCGAGCCCCGAACTCCTGCCATACATCCGGGACAGCTTCTCGGGGGTACAGGGAGTCTCGACGATCAGCGACACGAGTGGTATCGGCGGATCCGAGGACGCGACGGCGATGATGAAGCGGGTCAAGGAGTGCGGGGGGCTGGCGACCTACGTCCAGATCGGCATGGCCACCTCCTGGGGCCACCACACCGAGCGCTTCGACGTCGACGAGGACATGCTCGCCGTTGGGGTCGAGGCGGAGACGAAGGTTGCGCTGGGAGCGGGGGAGTTCCTGGCCGGGCTGGGGCGATAG
- a CDS encoding acetyl-CoA hydrolase/transferase family protein, translated as MSRITCSDLSSKVVTAEQAAVHISHGDRVAMSGFTGSGYPKAVPGALASQARTEHEDGRDFAIELWTGASTAPELDGALAEADAVSKRLPFQSDPAMRKAINDGSTEYVDTHLSHSAQQAWFGFYGNLDVAVVEVAAILPNGLLVPGSSVGNSKTWLDLADKVILEVNSWHPRAYEGFHDVYYGTRRPPERLPIQLLEPMQRIGDPYLRVDPAKIVAIVETNAPDRNLPFKPADEDSTAIASHLVDFLRHEIRADRLPPELLPLQSGVGNVANAVMGNLAESEFEGLTAYTEVIQDGMLDLIDNGKLASVSATAFSLSAERAADFNENIESYKGRILLRTQEMSNHPEAIRRLGVIAINGMVEADIYGNVNSTHVMGSSIINGIGGSGDFARNAYLNFFVSNSLAKDGAISSVVPFASHIDHTEHDTQILVTEQGLADLRGLSPVARARTIIANCAHPDYRDRLGDYLDRAIAANPHGRHTPHLLGEALSWHGNFQATGRM; from the coding sequence ATGTCTAGGATCACATGCTCGGACCTGAGCTCGAAGGTCGTCACCGCTGAACAGGCGGCTGTCCATATCAGCCACGGCGATCGCGTCGCCATGAGCGGATTCACCGGCTCCGGTTACCCGAAGGCCGTGCCTGGTGCGCTTGCCTCCCAAGCTCGGACTGAGCACGAAGACGGTCGTGACTTCGCCATCGAACTCTGGACCGGAGCCTCGACGGCCCCGGAGCTCGACGGTGCCCTCGCCGAGGCGGACGCCGTGAGCAAACGTCTGCCCTTCCAATCCGATCCGGCGATGCGGAAGGCGATCAACGACGGCTCGACCGAATACGTCGACACCCACCTCAGCCACTCCGCCCAGCAGGCGTGGTTCGGCTTCTACGGCAACCTCGACGTGGCCGTCGTCGAGGTCGCTGCGATCCTGCCCAACGGTCTGCTGGTCCCCGGCAGCTCGGTCGGCAACTCGAAGACCTGGCTCGACCTGGCCGACAAGGTCATCCTCGAGGTCAACTCCTGGCATCCGCGCGCCTACGAAGGCTTCCACGACGTCTACTACGGCACCCGTCGACCACCCGAGAGACTGCCGATCCAACTCCTCGAACCCATGCAGCGCATCGGCGACCCGTACCTGCGCGTGGATCCGGCCAAGATCGTTGCCATCGTGGAGACGAACGCGCCCGATCGCAACCTGCCGTTCAAACCCGCCGATGAGGACTCGACGGCCATTGCCTCCCACCTCGTCGACTTCCTGCGCCACGAGATCCGCGCCGACCGACTCCCGCCCGAACTGCTGCCGCTGCAGTCAGGCGTCGGCAACGTCGCCAACGCCGTCATGGGCAACCTGGCCGAGAGCGAATTCGAAGGACTGACCGCCTACACCGAGGTCATTCAGGACGGAATGCTCGACCTCATCGACAACGGCAAACTCGCCTCGGTCTCGGCCACCGCCTTCTCACTGTCTGCCGAGCGCGCCGCCGACTTCAACGAGAACATCGAGTCCTACAAGGGACGGATCCTGCTGCGCACGCAGGAGATGTCGAACCATCCGGAAGCCATCCGCCGCCTCGGCGTCATCGCGATCAACGGGATGGTCGAAGCAGACATCTACGGCAATGTGAATTCCACCCACGTCATGGGCTCGTCGATCATCAACGGCATCGGCGGATCCGGTGACTTCGCCCGCAACGCCTACCTCAACTTCTTCGTCTCGAACTCTCTGGCCAAGGACGGAGCGATCTCCTCGGTCGTGCCCTTCGCCAGCCACATCGACCACACCGAACACGACACCCAGATCCTCGTCACCGAACAGGGACTGGCCGATCTGCGCGGACTCTCACCGGTGGCACGAGCGCGCACAATCATCGCCAACTGCGCGCACCCGGACTATCGGGACCGCCTCGGCGACTATCTGGATCGGGCGATCGCGGCCAACCCGCATGGACGCCACACCCCGCACCTGCTGGGGGAGGCCCTGTCCTGGCACGGGAATTTTCAGGCCACCGGGCGGATGTGA
- a CDS encoding ArgE/DapE family deacylase, translated as MITDAAIQRILAAVDAGFDNQLAATAELVNSPSRREHEEPAQDLIESHLQNLDLGIDRWTIDSPELKAHPGFGPSTVDYTGMTNIVGTYQPAQDDGRSLILNGHIDVVPQGPEDKWSRSPWDAEVRDGWMYGRGAGDMKAGLIANLFAFDAIRQAGFDLTGRVHLQSVVEEECTGNGSLAALLRGYTADAVIISEPEEDALVRANVGVLWFTARVTGNLTHSREMANGFNAIDAAYEVMRALRTVEESWNERKGEHPYFEDLDYPINFNFGGIEGGDWPSSVPAWCELQVRVATYPGTSADEAWEEIVEALAEVGRGGSASQGSSSAPSFEIELTPNGFYAEGYVLEPGSDAERLLERTHREAFGAQLTSFTTPGYLDGRVFVNYGNMPTLVYGPVSENIHAFDGRVNIESVRKCTKSMALFIAEWCGIDEG; from the coding sequence ATGATCACGGACGCAGCGATACAGCGAATACTTGCGGCAGTCGACGCCGGGTTCGATAACCAGCTAGCCGCGACCGCTGAGCTGGTGAACTCGCCCTCCAGACGTGAACATGAAGAACCCGCACAGGATCTCATCGAGTCCCACCTGCAGAATCTCGACCTCGGCATCGACCGGTGGACCATCGACTCCCCCGAACTGAAGGCGCACCCTGGCTTCGGTCCTTCCACAGTCGACTACACGGGGATGACCAATATCGTCGGCACATACCAGCCCGCCCAAGACGACGGGAGGTCCCTGATCCTCAACGGCCACATCGATGTCGTGCCGCAGGGTCCGGAGGACAAATGGTCGCGCTCACCCTGGGACGCCGAGGTGCGCGATGGCTGGATGTACGGCCGCGGTGCCGGTGACATGAAGGCCGGGCTGATCGCCAATCTGTTCGCGTTCGACGCCATCCGCCAGGCTGGATTCGACCTCACCGGTCGTGTCCACCTTCAGTCCGTCGTCGAGGAAGAATGCACCGGAAACGGGTCCTTGGCCGCACTGCTGCGCGGATACACTGCAGACGCCGTCATCATCTCGGAGCCCGAGGAGGATGCCCTCGTGCGTGCCAATGTCGGCGTCTTGTGGTTCACAGCCCGCGTGACGGGCAACCTGACGCATTCACGGGAGATGGCCAATGGCTTCAACGCCATCGATGCTGCCTACGAGGTGATGCGCGCACTGCGCACCGTGGAAGAATCGTGGAACGAGAGGAAGGGAGAGCATCCCTATTTCGAGGATCTCGACTACCCCATCAACTTCAACTTCGGCGGAATCGAAGGCGGCGACTGGCCCTCCAGCGTCCCCGCATGGTGCGAACTCCAGGTCCGAGTCGCCACCTATCCCGGCACCAGTGCCGACGAAGCGTGGGAGGAGATTGTCGAGGCCCTCGCCGAGGTGGGGCGCGGCGGATCGGCGAGCCAGGGCTCGTCGTCGGCACCGTCATTCGAGATCGAGCTCACCCCGAATGGCTTCTACGCCGAAGGCTACGTCCTCGAACCGGGCAGCGATGCGGAGAGATTGCTCGAACGCACACACCGAGAGGCATTCGGTGCGCAGCTCACCAGTTTCACCACTCCGGGCTATCTGGATGGTCGGGTCTTCGTCAACTACGGCAACATGCCCACCCTGGTCTATGGTCCCGTCTCTGAGAATATCCATGCTTTCGACGGACGCGTGAACATCGAATCCGTGCGCAAGTGCACGAAGTCGATGGCGCTCTTCATCGCCGAGTGGTGTGGGATCGACGAAGGCTGA
- a CDS encoding SLC13 family permease: protein MRFHLQIVLGLMFVIGTWRDINMGLLGFVAAAGVSGLVLHQAPEEFLAGFPVDLFLTLVGLTYLFGFAQNNGVIEVIVSWCVRLVGGRTALMPWIFFTLTAILISLGALFAVAIIAPLALSFARKHRINQFMVGLLVVHGALAGAFSPISVYGIFINDYLAKNGLTPTPVSLFLAPLIFNVVFALVVYFALHRRPGLRAEPDDALSRGIESSETGSSVAATNITCTSITRLTRSQVPTLIGLIAMALSVLIFGWDVGIVTITIAVALTFISPAAGKAAMTKVSWSVVILITGVLTYISVLQAAGTVKWVSAGISAIGVPLLAALLLFYMSGLISALASSLAIIGVVIALAVPFLESGDVHVGGFVAALAIAATIVDISPFSTNGAMLLANVHSTIRDRYYKQMIGYAGLMSLIGPGLAWVVAAVPTVLTV, encoded by the coding sequence GTGCGGTTTCATCTACAAATCGTCCTCGGGCTGATGTTCGTCATCGGCACCTGGCGTGACATCAACATGGGCCTGCTGGGCTTCGTTGCGGCGGCAGGAGTCAGCGGGCTCGTCCTCCACCAGGCCCCAGAAGAGTTTCTCGCCGGCTTTCCCGTCGACCTGTTCCTTACACTTGTGGGTCTGACCTATCTGTTCGGCTTCGCCCAGAACAACGGAGTCATTGAGGTCATCGTCAGTTGGTGCGTCAGGCTCGTCGGCGGTCGAACAGCTCTCATGCCGTGGATCTTCTTCACGCTCACCGCGATCCTCATCTCGCTGGGTGCGCTCTTCGCCGTGGCCATCATCGCGCCGTTGGCATTGTCGTTCGCGCGTAAGCACCGGATCAACCAGTTCATGGTCGGCCTCCTCGTCGTCCACGGCGCATTGGCTGGAGCCTTCTCCCCCATCAGCGTCTACGGCATCTTCATCAACGACTACCTCGCTAAGAACGGTCTGACTCCGACCCCGGTGTCACTGTTCTTGGCACCGCTGATCTTCAACGTGGTCTTCGCTCTCGTCGTCTACTTCGCCCTCCATCGTCGACCTGGATTGCGCGCCGAGCCAGACGATGCCCTGTCCCGTGGAATCGAGAGCTCCGAGACCGGGAGTTCCGTAGCCGCTACAAACATCACCTGTACAAGCATCACCCGGTTGACCCGGAGCCAGGTGCCGACCCTGATCGGACTCATCGCTATGGCGCTGTCGGTGCTGATCTTCGGCTGGGACGTCGGCATCGTAACGATCACAATCGCGGTCGCTCTCACCTTCATCAGCCCGGCCGCGGGTAAGGCTGCGATGACCAAGGTCTCGTGGTCGGTCGTCATTCTCATCACCGGTGTCCTCACCTACATCTCCGTCCTCCAGGCCGCTGGCACCGTCAAATGGGTCTCGGCGGGGATTTCGGCGATCGGCGTTCCACTGCTGGCCGCCCTTCTGCTCTTCTACATGTCGGGGCTCATCTCTGCGCTGGCCTCATCGCTGGCGATCATCGGCGTCGTTATCGCCTTGGCCGTCCCCTTCCTCGAGTCAGGGGACGTGCATGTGGGCGGATTCGTCGCAGCATTGGCGATAGCGGCGACGATCGTCGACATCAGCCCGTTCTCAACCAACGGTGCGATGCTGCTGGCCAATGTGCACTCGACGATCCGTGACCGTTACTACAAGCAGATGATCGGCTACGCCGGCCTTATGTCCCTCATCGGTCCCGGACTGGCTTGGGTGGTCGCAGCGGTGCCGACCGTGCTGACGGTGTGA